The Anopheles moucheti chromosome 3, idAnoMoucSN_F20_07, whole genome shotgun sequence genome contains the following window.
TCTTGAACAACATTACATTAGAAAACCGCAGAATATTGCAAACCATTAATCTACAAAATGAGTCGCTGGAattcaaattgcatttattcggATCGATAGGAACAACAACGATCGTAATTGTAACTGGCATTGGCATATTGTACGTGTTTCTTAAATgtcgtaaacaaaaaatagaagttCAAATACCAGACACAAGAAGTCTCACAGATAAAAACCTGCATAAAGAAATaccattgagttttcatgcgatgcacaaactttgaggacaaagtaattaagaggggaggagttagcacaacagtcagcacaacacatattcaacacaaaagcagcataatgcatactcagcataaaacatagcgcaacgtatattcctacagccatgatcgcacttcataaacagatcgcgtttcgtaaacagattgcgccgcagcgtaaacaaattcccgtgcagcgttacatcgaacaaagagcataatcgcgttgacaccaagagagctgacaacgcgcattcaacataaacatccgttcccaagatcaaccggcatccacgcaaaacaaagcaaaggcaacatagttccagttgagcattcagacgaagaAGTTCTAGTTAAGCAGCCAACCAGTGCAGGTCTGgttaggaactcaatagtgttaagacttagttttaagttttagttaataaaaacatatttttttatggccaaaccggccatgtaaaaattaactcgTCGCACACTAATGAAACAATGGCAGCGTGCAAAGTTGTGCTGGAAATTGATAGCTTGCGTTGCTGTGCCGGATCTGCGTCGGTTATTATCGCGGCCCCCACCAAACCCGAACCAGGAATGCGAAAAGGGACGCTTCTGCAAACTGCAATAAAATCACAGCCATTTTGCTATTTCGCCCATTCAAGTTCGCCTACCCTATCGGTATCGAAATGAACCGAAGCACAGTGAGCacatgggggggggggatgctGCAGTCAGCTGGATGGATAAACTTTTCTAAAACCATGTTACCCGCGCGCAAGGCGTTTGTGTGAGTGGCGGAAGCAAAACGGCAAAGTTCAAATGGTGCCTTTTTTTCGCAtgcggcaaaaaaaaggcataaaaGTAGCTCCCAACTTCGATGGAGCaacttttcatcgtttttcgtttgcctCGCTGGTTAAGCTTTAAAATGTGCActtccgtttcgtttggcTGAAGggttttcccatttccctGCTACAGTCACCGCTGCATTGGAAGTGCATGAGGGAGTCGTTTTACTTGCACATTGCTACTGTAACGCATTGGCAGTCAGACTCGTtggttttcttctgtttggcttggtttttggtggtggtgtgtgctaGCATTTACAAGTGTGATCCACAGGGTAAACCATTTTATCCTTCCCATCGTACCGTAGCTGTCGTAAACATTGGCATCATACCGTTCCGAATCCTTCTTACTCATTCAACAATAATCTTAACCGTTGCTATAGCAGGCTTTTATGGCGATGAGCGCGTGCACTGGATCATATTAATGAGAAAACCACTCTTCTCCTCCATTCGTCCACAGATATCCCAAACCGGGCACCAGCAATCCGACGGTCACACTTAACGTTGCCGACCTGACCGACCCAAAAACCATTCGCATGAACAAGCTTACTCCGCCACCGATTCTGCTCAATCAGTAAGTATACTCCAGGGTACAAAAGAACGAATAAAAGAACACTCATGCACAAGTTTCATCGAAGTTTATAAAAACTCCTGCGTATCACTTCCCGCGGCACTTTACAGCCTGTTCGGAGTCATTGTTTGTGCCCTTCGGACTTTTGCgtttttattacaaacaaatgattgaaaaatatgtaaatcgCTTGCTGGTGCATAGCATACGTAATGGGTAAAATAGACAAACATTTGCACTgaaatcataacaaaaacaaaacaggggGATAAAGTGGATAATCTTTTTTATGTGATCATTTGAAACTGGATGAATATTTCATCACCAATTCGTTGAGATTTAGAAGAATACAGCTGCGGTCATACGTCAGTTTGACGCAATAAAATATTCTTAAACACTGAATTTTTTAACAgcatgaaacaaaattttaaaaaattttaaaaatccaatgataaaaatattggATGGCCAATGGATTTTGGTGCACATAATGCTGAATACTTAAGTATACAAATCGTATTACACGCATTAATATAGGACATTTTCTATTCAGCATTAGCATCCAGTCTCCTATAAGATTAGGACCACATAGCGTGGATTTGTGGCCATTATATTTGGCTATGAATTCGGATTTGACTATATTGTATGATAATACTACGCACCCTGTTAGTTTGACAGCAGTAGCTGTGAAAGCAGTTTGACACCCCTAAACGTCAGGGAAGTAGCGGTTAGTTCCGGCAAATGGCGATAGTGATCGCGATCTATATACagtcttttcccgagttacgcgaataatgcgtgccagaaaaatttgcataactcgaatttcctttaaaatatcatttatatttagtattcaaGGATCGATTtcttattttaacattttaacaGGAAAGAAAGgacataaataattaatattgttACGTTTCTTTCGTCAATTAGAgttattttttgcaaaattaatatttataatgttacaatgtaacgtattttagggaaaatttaaaatttaaaaaataaaaacttcaaTTCTACATACAAAATAAATCGATTATCACTTACgtcgggaaatgactgtatACGAGTAGTTTCGAGCCGAAGGgtctatttttattatttgtaatAGTTAATAATAGTGATTATTCCTTCGACTGACGCATAGATTGTGTTTATTTCGTACAATTATTTGGATTCATAGTGAACACAAGACAGTGATAAAGCTGTTCAGGAAAATATGCTTTTAAAAACAGTGCATATCATATCGCGCCTTAATGTCTACACAATTTTGAATACGCATTATTGTACGCTATGTTAAAAAATACGTTTATACAGTGTGCCCATCAGAACAAATAATAGGTTACGAAGATCGACACatcaaaaataataacataataGAGCCACAGGCACTCTAAAGCAAAACATAGACCATGGTGATGTGCAAGCTTACTATATAAACTCGTACCGAGTCTTTGTTTGACATCAGTAAAAATGGACAACCGTGCCGCACTGTTCTTCTTCACTATAACAATCCAACTAGCGCTAGCTTTTGGACATACTAAACTCAACCCGGTGGAAGAACCGTTGGTAGTAAAACAAGTGACACATACACTAGAATCTATCTTCGCTGCAGTGCAAGATCCACAGCCCATTATCATCGTTCATCTCTTTGGACAACAGTTTGCCGCTCCGTTCATTACCGAACTACTCCGATCGAACAGCACCTTTCGGAATCCTTTAATCTTCAGCGACAAATCATCGGTGCAGAGTGGAATGGTTAACGAAAAACGTGTACCATACAAGGCAAAAGTGTGTGTCGTATTCAAGAATAGCATCATTGACGATATGCCCCCGTACAAGCTGTTCCGCTACACTCAGCAACCGTCCTGGGATCACAACGCGTATCTAGTGATTTTATACCAGCGTGATGCACCATCGAACAGGAAGCATGTCCTCATCACGGTGCTTCATGTGTATAAAAAGCTTGGACTCTATCGGGTACTGTTTTTGGGTGTGGATATACACTCGGCAACGTTTAGCATGCTCACCATCAACCCGTTCACGAACCACACTCGAACGCTGGTGGCAAATGAAACTAACCTCTCATCCTTATTCCCCGATTATTTGGTCGATCTGCATGGTTACAAATATTCGATCGTATCCGCTGCTTATGAACCTTTGCTGATTGGCGGTAagctgtttggtgtggaaacCGATTTGATGCACGACATTGTCCGCCACCAGAACGCTACGTATCGCCTAGTGATCGCGCAGATCATTTCGGACCCTTTCGCTCAAAATGGGACCGGAGATGTTTCGATGTCGAAGGCATTTCTCGGTGGTATGGCCGCTCGGAAATATTACGGCATTCCCACATACGGTGGCATCTGCGTGCACATACCGCTCGGCGATGTGATCAGCTTGATCAATTTCTTCATCAAACCGTTCCACTACGACATCTGGATATGTGTGGTCGCTAGCATCACGATGATACTGCTGGTCAAAATTATTTCCCCGAAAAAGATCTCCCTAAACGTGGGATTCTTTTTCGGCGAAGCGCCAGGCAGTTGGGCACGCTTCAGCGGGTACGATCGCATCCTGATCGTAATGCTTGCCCTGCTCGTAATGTTCTGCCACACAATTTACGAGAGCCAAATATTGTCTTTGATCGCACTGCGCGTGTTTGAGAAGCGCATTGACACGCTGAATGAGTTGCTTGCtgttgattattacttaattacACGCCCGGTCGTGCTGCAGTTTGTACTTACCATCTTTCCGGAGCTAAAACATCGCGTGCTTTCAATTACTGATTTGAAAAAGTATTACGACAGGCATGATGCTTTATCTGACCGAATTGCGTTTTTGGTACCATGCTCTCATCGAGTGTTTGCAAGCTTTCAGATAAATCCTCTGGGTGGCAGGTATTACTTCATGCGCGACACTATGATTCCGCTGCTGGAGTTTCTCACTTTCCATCCCTACACAATACTGGAGCGGAAGTATCGCACCTATCGGCAGCATCTTTTACAAGCCGGTCTTAGCAATCACTACCAAAGCTGGTACGATCATCTCGAGCATGATATGGTTCGTAAGCTTACGACTGATGAGCAAACGGGAGTGCTTAAAACAGACACACTGAAAGCGATTTTTCTGCTCTACCTGTACGGCATTGCGGCCGGGGggcttttgtttgcaatggaaaatatgttgCATTTCTATCTCAGCTTCAGAGCAAAGCCCACCAAATGGTGTAAGAAGTCGATTAAATTGGTTAACAAAAGGCGTAAAACTGTTGCAAGATCAAATGAAAGACGATAATGTTAGTGATCTTTATcacttgtttttaaataatcgGATCAAGAAGAAGCGTTGTAATATTACAACTTGGAGGAAAAAACTAATTGACTGTGAAAGAAATCTGTCTATTGTGAAAGAATGCTTATAAAACCTTAAATAAATTGTGTGTAAAATTTAAGTtgtcataatataaaaatcTTTATTAACTAAATTAAATACAACTTTCATCTTAATTGTGTCCCAAAACGCTCGCGCAATATCGACAAAGTCTATTTCGATTCTCCTGCTTATTATCCCTGCAGCGCCACATAACAGGCTGCTTTGTAACACAATCTTTCACATAGAATATTACGATAGATTATTACGATCTGCTGTGCACACAGAACTTGCAACACTCGCTGCAGCGTAAACGAAAGCGGGTGCAAAACTCAAACACAATTACGAACTTTCCGttcaattgaaatatttcactcgTCGCGATGAAGGGAGAGACGCGGGCTGCATATTGATCCACAAGTTTCCATCAGCACAGTTTCCTACATTCGCCCATGGGAGACCGGCGAGAAATCGAGCGGCAATCGTTCATTTACATAAGATTCCTCCTCGGTGCCACGGTGCCGCATTGCTATTGCGCGCTTTCGACAATTGATCATGGCATCGCAAATTTTCGTTAGCTAAATGAACAAAGTTGCAAATGAATTAGTGAGCAGTTTTGGGTAAATATCTTTTAACAAAGTCGTCTCCAGCAGGGCAAAATGTTGCACAGGACATCATAAAATAGTAGATGTGTTACAACGTATCGTTTTGGTCGTAATATTGACGGATAAGGATTAAAGTTCCTTTGTTGCTCAATTTAATGtatttggtttttctttttgtttgccacaGCGCGGTAAATAAACTTTCAATCACCGCTCCAAACACCAATGTTTCAGGGCTGTCAGCAACTTCATTCCTTCTCTATTAATCTACTGCATCTATTCGATTCCGATAACCGACCCTAACCTAACGATCTGTCCCATCTGTTTACTTGCCTTTCTTCCACGCACGCAGAGAGCATTACTTTACCAGCGCGTCCTGGGTATCACCGTCGGAGGTCAGCGTAGTTTGGATGAACCGGCCCCAGAACCTGTCGGTCGTGACGCTGTGCAAAAGCCCGATGTGGTACTGTCAGGAGGTAATTTGTCTTCCAAACAGCATTATCTTTTGCCCACCTTTTTCCCCCAACGGGGGACGACGGGCAATCATTTGCCTTCATCGTTtgtcgggggttttttttcgggtcaCCCCATATTGTGGGCAAGGAGAGATATCCCACCGAATGGCTTTATTCCAATCTCTGGTCGCAGACGGCGTAACAAACGAAGCAAACTAGCAACAGCGACACCAGCGCGTCACAGATCAAATGCATGCGGGTAAATCTCACCGAGATACTTAACATCCAGTCTGTCGTTCCACTAAGCGCCCCCAGGGGCCTCCGCAGCGAAACGGTTGTTTGAAGAGCAAAATCATCGTCCCAGTGTCCCAGCATTTCCTCAAACGATCCCATAAACGCAAGCACGTGAAACGCTCGAATGTTTCGTACGAAACTGTGGGACGTGGAAATGTGAAAAAGCTCAACAACAATCGAGAGTGAAGTCCGTGTGCCCGTGTGAATCTCGGATAGTGACCGCAGTGCATTTCAACTGtgaaattgaaacaataaaTCTCTGACCATCGTTTTTGGTCAGCACGTCCGGGCCGCGCGACCAGGGGGTGGCCTGACAGGTGAGAAAGCAGGAGAACACTGTAAAATGGATTCGAGCGGCCAATCAAACCGTACCCATTTCATCCGCTGTATCTCACCACGAAAAACCACAACCTAATGACACTTCGcttttctctgtgtgtgtgttagttttCCTGCGCGAAAGGAAAGCTGTAAAGTAAGGAGCTTTAGCGACGAAAAGCTTCCTTTCACTACGTACGAAGGATTAGCGTCGGACCGTGGGTGCAATGGTGGGGTACGTGGGGGGTACCTGCAATTTCCCAACCACTAACCCGTAACGCCGTAAGATCAAAGCCACCGACCCGTAAGGACCGATGAATGGACAGACACTAAAAAGCGACATCATCCACTTTGCAATGTTTGTGAATTAAGCAGGATTTATTCGAGTGCGAACTCATTGCTTTCCCTGCCGTTTCGTTTCTTCCCTTCTGCCCACCGCTACAGACACACCGGATTAGTGGCGATGGACGTGGCTGGGTCGACGAGATGTCTGTGCCGTTCTTCAGCCTTAATGGAAGCTCGTACATTGCCATCTCACCGTTGCGCGATGGTTCCGCAGGTAGGTGCTGAATGTGTGCttttggattttttatttcattttgtgtgcgtatgtgaATGTGAGCTTTTCTTTTACCACACCACGAACCGGATGTTACCGGATGTTAAGACACCAGATCCCTTTAGCGGATGAGAGTCCGCTCGCTTCCGATACTCTACGGAAGCTCGTGTgtgtattaattatttaagCTTTTTGCATAATTCATGACTTTCCGGAGCTGTGTACTAATTTGTATGTTAGCTCAGTTACAGTAATTTCGTTCTTGCTTATAAAATAGACTAAACCGTTTACAACCGCTTTTCATTTAAGTTTAATTAAGTAAGTTTATCCTCAAAATTTCAAACCTATACCTGACATAAttagtttatttaaaaatatttttaaatatgtaaTCTAATAGTAAATAATATTCATTAAATAACACATTTGCAGTCACCTTGTTAGGCTGAATTTATACAAAAGAATATTTAAGAATCAGATATTACCAATGAAGTCTAAATGATGCTTCTGACGAGCCATCCATTGCTACAGGACAACTACCCTCTAAATGCATTGCCGTTGTACACACTAATGCCAAAGATATGTCATCTTGCCAATTTGTACCGCAAATGCATACACTTAGCCCCGGTGTACCATAGAAGCCATACGTTTTCCTTTACCGGACAGGCACATCATTCACTCAGGTTCGACTGGTGGACtgcaaataaaagtaaaaacatcccaatataaacacacacgcaacctTTCTTTCGCACATACGAACGAACCGAAGATGGATGTTCCGTTTGATCCGTTTCGGTTCCGGCTCTCGAAGTTTCCTCGAGGATTTAGCCTCATTATTCAGCCACTCCATTATCCTTGTACATGTGATATTCTCCCTCTACCCTGCCCGTGCTGCTTCCGTTTCCTGCCGCAGGACACTTTCGGCATCTGGTCCACGTACACATTGGCAAAAAACGCATCATACCGTTGACGCATGGCCGGTTCGAGGTTAATAAAATTCTCCACTGGGATCAGGCGAATAACTTCGTGTAAGTTGTCCGAACTCCGCTAAAACTGCCGCAGTTGCGGGATGGGAGCGGTTCGGTGTAATTTATGaacggttttatttattttctccacTTGCACGGCCACTTCCTTCCTATAGATACTACCTCGGCATCCCGGAGCACTCCCCCGCCCAGCAGCATCTGTACCGGGCGTCGTCCCTGCCACCCAAGCAGGGTACATCGCCCAGACCGCCGCGTTGTCTCACCTGTAGCCATCAGCACAACTCGCATGCGCACGTCACCATCAAGGCGTCGAACCGTGTGCAGCAACAGTGGAACGACGATTGGGAAGACATAGAGGATGAGGAGGAGGAGTACGTGGAGGTGCCGATGACAACGCCGCCCTCGAAGCGGAAGCGAAAACCCTCCGAACCGGACGTGGTGGCCCCGATGCCCCCGATGCCCTGTCAGTACTTTACGGCCATCTTTGCGCCGAGCAATAGCGAGTACGCGCTGATCGAATGTCTCGGCCCGATTGTACCGttcagcgccatctatcgtATTGTGCCCGACATTGTCAAGAGCCCAACGCAGGTGCTGTACTACCTGCAAAACAATACGGCGCTGGCGGAGCGTATCAGCAAAATTGCACTGCCGCAGGTTAAGTCCTTCCCGGTGATGATATCGGGCGGATATCATGCACAGGTGCGACTCTTCCTGCCGCCCGGACTGCGGGAGGATGAGATCACACGTTATCCGATGATAGTGCACGTGTAAGTAAATCTGATAATATCTCTATGAAATTCTTTCAATCTTCCATTTAGTTCTGAAGATTCCTTGAGGTCTTAAAGTAGTGAGGAAAAGTTCTTCATCATTATTATCCAATTTTGTGAATCTACGAACCCAATATTCGATTGTCTAAGAGTAGTGAAATTCTTCACATAATGACCTGAAAGAGACTTTTTTAAACGAACTCTTAAGACATCCATCCATCATCCATGACGTGCTCGTCTATTCGGCAGATACTCCGGACCCGGTACGCAACTGGTGACGGACAAGTGGCGTGTCGATTGGAACACCTATCTCGCTGGCACGAAGGACTACATCGTGACGCAAATTGATGGCCGAGGATCGAGCGGCCAGGGCTATCAGCTGCTGCACGAAGTCTACCGAAGGCTCGGCACGGTCGAGGTGTCCGATCAGCTCGAGGTGGCCGAATATCTGCGCGACAGTTTACACTTTGTCGACAAGCGACGGGTCGGCATTTGGGGCTGGAGCTACGGTGGATACACGGCGGCACTTGCGATGGCCAGCCCTACCAGCCTGTTCCAGTGTGGCATTAGTGTCGCTCCCGTCACCAACTGGAAGCTTTACGGTACGGACGACCCGGCTTTACACCAAACCACCGACTCATAACTCATATCGCATCGTCTTCCTTCCACTTCCAGATTCCACGTACACCGAACGGTACATGGGCATGCCGAACGTAACGGACAACTACAAGGGCTACGAGGATAGTGATCTGTCGAAGCACGCGGAAAAACTGCGGGACAAGCAGTTTCTCATGGTAAGCGACTCCGCTCGACGTCCATTAGGCATTAGATATTACAGcaggaaagcaacaaaaaggctcccaacaaaatggaaaggaTCGATTGCAGCCATAGAGCGTGCTAGATTACGGGGCGCTATCAACCACACCGGGAAAGGAATCCGCAATCCTTCATCGAACGTTCGCCACTAACGGCCGCCCGAGGGTTCGACGACAACACCCGCCACGGGTGTTTGGCGAACGAGAGAAGCGACTCGGCAAAATGCCTTTCTTCATGCCGTCATCGCTcgggcaaatttatgttttccaaACCTCCCCCCCTCTCCCCGCCCCCCGGACACAGCAAAAGGCGCACCAAACCGCTGCCATTACATTTAATCAACCATTTCTTCGCCTTTCTTCACCCATTCGACTCATACCATTCCGCAGGTTCACGGTACAGCGGACGATAATGTGCACTTCCAGCAGAGTATGGTGTTTTCGAAGGCGCTCTCCAGCAAGGGCGCACTGTTCAAGCAGCTGATATACCCGGATGAGGGCCACAATCTGGCCGGCGTGAAGAAGCACCTCTACCGCTCGATGACGCTCTTCCTCGAGGACTGTTTCCGGAAGCTGGTAAGTTAGCCAGGTGGGGGGGTGTTGCTGCCGAGATTGAGTGGAAAGTGCCCCGGATAAATCTTTTACGAAAAACCTCCCGGTGCCCGGTGTTACCGCGCTGGTGCGCGATTAATGGGCACCAAGGCCGGACTGAAGGCTGGGCTGTGGTGGTGAAGCATCGGAGGCTTTACTATTCTTAACAGCGGTAAATTGATGCTCAACGCCGTACACTTTACGAGCGTTCACGAGACTTTGGCCGATGGTTGTACGGGCGTATACAGGCGCCATCTGAATTGTAAATGACTCTGCGCTATTTGTGAATGTAAGAAGTTTGGCTTTACTTGCCGTAGTAAAAACCGCGAAACAttattgtttcgcttttgaTTAGCAAAGCAGCAGGACTTTCTGCGCTTTGCCATAATACTTCCAACGGAATCCTTTTCGGAATATCAATAAAGATGCAGATTTGTCCATTTTGATTTGCAACACTTCGTTTCGAACAAGTTCTCAAGGCTTGCTATTTCAAGGTCAATCACGTATTTATAATAACGATACCCAAACGAAAGCAATATCAACAATAACCCAACACCAACAAGTTGACCagttattaaaacatttattccTAATCTGCTCCCCTATTTATCCTTCCATTAAATCCACCGTAACGCAAATGGGAGCGGTCCTTCCATGGTACAACTTTGGACATTAATTTCACAAAAACGCTCCCCATGTAATGTGTAAAtgcataaattattttcaatcaaacCGATCAAACTGCATAAAACCCCCGGACCGGTGAAAGCCGCCTTGTTGTTTGTCACGTAAGCACCCCCCTAACGCTGGTCGTTGGAGCATGGGCAACCATGAGTTTTGGATACCTTAATTAACATTCAAAATCGCAACTCCATACGATGCGAAACCGTTCCGTATCGTGCCGCGTACAAGACAGAGTAAATAAAGGTTTATTTTTCCCCAACTCCGGAtcttaccacacacacacaagcgggTGCTCGCGCGACGACTTCCTTCGAAAGTTAAACTTTTCCCCGTGAAAGCTCGGGTTTTGCTGTGCTCCGGCGAACTTCAGTTGCTTGGCTCCAGCGTCGAGTCTCCTGCCAGTTGTTTCATTAATAATAATGTGCTCACACTTGCGCAACCCTCCCTTTTGTCTGCAGGTTGGAATGGAAGCATTTCGGTAGGAGTCGGTCTGTAGAGGACACCCCAATGCCTGACGGCAACCGCCTTTGGTTGATCGATATCGAGCAAACATGCTGATAAATTAAGCCATTTTTGCCCGCAAAGTTGACCCGCCCGCTCTAATAAACTGACATCGCATCATTTCAACGACAGTTGCCCTCAACGGTCACACCATTCTGCTTTATCGAACAACCCCCAatcccccccccaaaaaaagcaCTATTCTGACAAGTTCGTTGGGTGGTTCGTTTTTCCGGGTACGCCTTTTCCTCGCCTACTTGCTTCCGTCAAGAATATccctttgtttttgcttcggtGTTGGTCTTTTTCTTTACGACTAGCGTGTACTTGATCTTCTCACTCTCCGTTTCTCATGTCgtgtatttttgcttttttttgcttctaggTACCACTGGATGTAAAGCCTGGTCTGGGAAATGGTGGCTCCAGTGATTAATATTTGCTTGATTACTTCGGTGCTACTGATTCAGCTTCAAGTTTCATGTAAAAGTTTCTCACTCTTCTCTAGCAAAaccttttcctttctttaCTTCTCACTGGCGCAAA
Protein-coding sequences here:
- the LOC128305049 gene encoding venom dipeptidyl peptidase 4, with the translated sequence MTEADNYDDELVSANPNQRNWRGILIALLVIIVVLALIVTSVVLLTPPDEGPRVKGQRIRLQDIIDGEYAPKKLNGSWIGPDEFLYQNHWGEISLLNMNNLSERVLMSNTTMKTLAPVKFSISADQRYLLLAQNVNKLFRHSFLAQYTVYDITTSETIPLTLTANSEEWPFLLHAEFTPKGQAIVLVFNYDIYYRPSARTGQAHRLTRNAIPGIVYNGVPDWLYEEEILHTNKAIWLSTDGHLMLYTTFNDTLVQEQQFAWYGTANGDINLYPQIRSLRYPKPGTSNPTVTLNVADLTDPKTIRMNKLTPPPILLNQEHYFTSASWVSPSEVSVVWMNRPQNLSVVTLCKSPMWYCQETHRISGDGRGWVDEMSVPFFSLNGSSYIAISPLRDGSAGHFRHLVHVHIGKKRIIPLTHGRFEVNKILHWDQANNFVYYLGIPEHSPAQQHLYRASSLPPKQGTSPRPPRCLTCSHQHNSHAHVTIKASNRVQQQWNDDWEDIEDEEEEYVEVPMTTPPSKRKRKPSEPDVVAPMPPMPCQYFTAIFAPSNSEYALIECLGPIVPFSAIYRIVPDIVKSPTQVLYYLQNNTALAERISKIALPQVKSFPVMISGGYHAQVRLFLPPGLREDEITRYPMIVHVYSGPGTQLVTDKWRVDWNTYLAGTKDYIVTQIDGRGSSGQGYQLLHEVYRRLGTVEVSDQLEVAEYLRDSLHFVDKRRVGIWGWSYGGYTAALAMASPTSLFQCGISVAPVTNWKLYDSTYTERYMGMPNVTDNYKGYEDSDLSKHAEKLRDKQFLMVHGTADDNVHFQQSMVFSKALSSKGALFKQLIYPDEGHNLAGVKKHLYRSMTLFLEDCFRKLVPLDVKPGLGNGGSSD